The sequence below is a genomic window from Dictyostelium discoideum AX4 chromosome 5 chromosome, whole genome shotgun sequence.
AAGTGACTTTTGCATCATTTCAAACCATAGCTTGTATGGGACCATCATTCCAAAATAGTTCTGAATTGGTTGTAAACtttaaaattggaatttATTCAACCCAAATTTCAGTGATTCTAGGTGCAGAAAGTAATAATGTTACAATGTGTACACAGAGTTGTAATCATGGTTATTGTAGTACTGTAGGTACTGTTGGCAAATGTATTTGCAATCCTGGATATGCAGGTAATGATTGTTCCGTTTCAAATCCATGCTCTTCAACTTGTTTGAATGGTGGAAATTGTGATTATTTTAAAGGTATATGTAATTGTACCTCAAGTTGGAGTGGTACTGATTGTGGAACACCATATATTGAATGTGCCAATGAATGTAAGAATGGTCAATGTAATTATCAAACTGGTATGTGTTTATGTAATATAGGTTGGGGAGGAACAATTTGTAATGAATTTTCACTTGATTGTCCAAAGAATTGTAGTTTTTCAAGTGGGGGTGGTGTTTGTAATCGTACAGTAGGCGAATGTAAATGTAATTCAAATTATCAATCAAATGATTGTAGTATCCCATATGTTGAATGTAATAgtaattgtaatattaattcaaatgttggaaataaatgtaataatcaaaccggtatttgtatttgttctACCGATTGGCAAGGTTTATCTTGTGAATCACCAAGTCATTATATCTCATCAATTCAACCAACAAACACTGATGGTggatttgttttaatttatggATGGtttggtggtagtggttatCATAATAATCCTATGGTTACAATTGGTACACTTGAatgtaaaataaattcaatcaatgaATCTTTGATTAATTGTACAATTGGTAGTGGTTCTGGTACTAAATCAGTTTCAGTACAACAAAATGGTTATTCATATGTTGGAAAGGATATTTTCCATTATACTGATATTACTTATAAATGTCCAAATGATTGCTCTGGACATGGTACTTGTAACAAATTAATTGGTCAATGTAAATGTTTTAGTGGATGGGGTGGTTTTGATTGTAATGGTAAAAATATAGTTCAAtcatcttcaacaacaacaactactactactactactactacaacatcagcatcaacaacagcaactaCAACATCTGGCAATACAACACCAGAGCCAACACAAGAACCAATTGTAATTCCAGAGACAGTTACAACAATTAATACAACTATTGGTTCagctttaattaataatgaaaaaactttatatgaaattaaaatttcaaaaattgttgaattaGATTTCAATGGTGAATCAgttaaaactataaatttaCAAGAGAAATGGAATGTTGAAATAATAGCAGAAAATAATACATACATTTTCAAACAAACATTAAATGGTACAAATTGTACAGTAACCTATTCAATTGAAGAGGTTAAAACCACTAGAGATTATAATTTTGCAGGATTGGATTTAACATTGGATGCTGGTGGTATTAAAATCAcagttaaaattgaaaattatcaatatttaaattcattaaatacaTTACAACTTcaaattgaatcattaattgGTTCAACAGCAAAAGAccaaaatgatgatgaagataacGAATGTAATAAAGAGAATTTATCAGTAGATACAAATGAAATGGACAaagatcaattattaaattatataacaatttcaaaagatcaaaaaatattatatggTAGATTTATTAATAGAGTCGTCAGTGATACTAGACCAACATTTATTACAACATCAGTAGTTTCAAATAATGGAAATTCAGTTATACTTGGTTTAAATTTACCACATTGTATAAATTCATGTTTAATTGATCCTggtatgttattttttttttttttttccaaattccctaatttactaattttttttttttttttttttaagatttctCTGTTTTAGTTTCTTCATCTTATAAAACCTGTGATAATTCTAAAGATTCAGGAAGACCAGCTTGGCTTTTACCAGTTGCTATAGTTGTACCATGTGTTGTTGTGGCttcaataattataatcGGTGCTGTAATATATAGAAAAAATAGAATGGCAATTTTAGTTGCAAAgaataaatattcatttagTCTTAGAAAAAtgtctaaaaaaaattaaattattaaataattaataataaaaataataaaattaaaaaaataattatttattttctaaattaaataataaaacaataataataatttataatataaaaatattgattattaatggtaataataataaaagaaaattcatttttaaaaaagcattttgatcaaattttctttttatttttttttttttttttaattttttttttttttttttcgtttaaactaaattaatttttatttttttttattttttattttttatttttttatttatttttttgcaTACTTACATGTAAAAACAATCATGTcaagattatttaataattttctatTGAAAACgaataaaaatcaatttattcaatcattttcaacAAAATCTCAAATTAACaacaatattttcaataatttaataaaaaatgaaaaaatatcaTTACCCCCACCACCTTTTTTATCCTCGTCATCCCCATTATCAAtgaataatatatttaatagaaataataaaaatttatacacaacaaataattttaattataataaattacaatttacAACTCAATCACCCAATCCAACCCCAACCCCAACCCCAACCCCAACTCCAACCCCAAccccaaataataatgaaaataataataataaaaataataataataataattttaaagaagaacaaaagaaaatattacaaGAAAAGAATAAAGCAATTGGATTATACGTTTTAATTGCAATTATTGGTATTTTAGGATTATCATATGCAGCAGTACCATTGTATAGAATATTTTGTAGAGCAACCGGATATGGTGGTACAACAAGAGATGCTGATGATTTTGATgtaattagaaaaagaaatttagaTAGAACTGTTTACCCAATTAAAGTTACATTCTCAGCATCAACAGCCAATAAAATTCCATGGACATTCAAACCAACTCAAAGTACAATCGAATGTTTACCTGGTGAACCAGTTTTATGTTTTTATAGAGCAACCAATAATACCGACACACCAATTATTGGTGTTGCAACTTATAACATCACTCCAATGAAAGCTGGAACCTATTTCACTAAAATTCAATGTTTTTGTTTCGATGAACAACGTATCAATGCTCATGAAACAATTGATATGCctgtattatttgtaatagaACCCGAACTTTtagatgataaaaatatgAAAGGTGTTTCTGATATAACCTTATCTTATACtttctttaaatcaaatgatcaAGGTGAATAtgaagaaatttaaatttaataaaataaataaataaatataaattaaaaaaaaaaaaattattagaaataaaaaaaaaaaaaaaaagttaaataaatgatattcttttttcttttttttttttttttttattattattattattactattattactattattattattattattattattattattattattattattatttaatagttattataattatttttaaatttctattttttttgagttttttattattaaatttatttactgATTTGAGTACTGAGGATTGGAGCTAAAATTGCAACCAAAACAATTgcaacaataattaaaagaatatacATTTTCTTTCTGGATTTTTTATGTTGTCTATTTGCTTCAGCTAAATTTTCAACACCTTCTTTAGTATTTAATACAGTGGATTCAACGTTTGCTTCGATTTGATTGAGTAATTCACCTTGAGTCTCAACCAAAATAGCCATATCTAAAAACAATTGATGTAACTCTGCAATACTTTGttccaatttcaaaatatcaTTATGTCTATCTTGAATATAATCCAATGCATTCTTTGCTTGTGTATGTAAATGTGTATAAAGAATAGTTTCCTCGAAAATCTTTTTAGAATCACCTGAATCTATAGCTTCCCTAATCTCTTCTTGTGTTGCATCGGGTTTtactaataaataaatcatataaaattaaaggttattttaattagtatacttttgtttttttcattttcaatgatggatgatgatgataaatttacATACCAATTTTATATTGTCTTTCAAtcttttctttatatttatttttataattattttgaatttcttgATATTCTCTCATCATTTCCACAAACTTTTGTGTTAATGTATTGTGCATATTCGATCTAATACGTACTTCTGTTGGTGTTGCTGTTTTTGTGGCTGCAAATTTAtcgttatttattttcattgtatctaatttcttttttaattcagAGAATGATTTATTTGTACCATCTAGCATTTGTTGTATATCATCTTCATattctaaatattttaaataaaaaaaataatagataaataaatagatattaaaatatttaatatattagtATCTATATATTCATTTATCATAGTGTTATTAATTgtagaaattataaaatatttcaaactAATCTTTTTTCTCAACTATTTCTATAACTAATTCTACGACCAATACtactatttaataattaatttaaaattagaaaaaaataaataaaaaaaaaaaaacatacttgAACCTTGATCAACATTAATCgaatttaaagataaaacaTATTTGTCCTCTATACTTCTTACACTCCTTTTAACTGATGtcattaaagtttttaaaacacCAACTTCTTGATAAAATTCTGGCATAAATTCTTCAGATGCTTCTGGATCATCTGGACCTAATTCAATATCGTTGATTGATGGATCTTCATAATTTGATCCTGATGGTTCTGATGGAGACTCTGGTGTTTCTTCTCCTCCTTTTCcctttttaccttttttctttttatccaCTTCAGGTTTAACACCACCTGCattctaatttttaatttatttatttattagtttctataaccttttttttttttttttttttaagttttataattttaaatttgatatttaCTCTCAATTCTTGTAAACGATCctccatcttttttttttttttttttttttttatattttatatttttattattattattattattattgttcctttttaatttctttttattttttaattttattctttccaaaaaaaataaaaataaaaattaataagttGATATATTGATACaattgggtttttttttttttttttttttttttttttgattttcctggttttattttcttttttttaaaatgttataatttttctatatagttttaattttaactatgcctaattttgaaatattaatttgaatttttaaaaataaaattattaatattattaattctttctatgagggggttttttttttttatttgtttttttatatttttattcaaattttattttgtgtgGTGTGTTGCTGTTGAATGTGTTAAGTGGGTGTAGAAGTAGAGTTATTGTTTCTACCTTTAATAttaatgtattttttattattattattatattattattttttataaattataaatttatgaattattataaaaaaaaaaaaaaaaaagacgatgagtaaattattttgtttattttttttattttttatttttttttttttgttattattaattatttctatGTGTTCAGTCGTCTTTGTTGTTTATTAgattggaaaaaaataaaaaaataataaaattaaaaaaaaattaaaaaattgaattaatctaaaaaataaataaaaaataaatataaaaataaatactttaaaagatctttatagttttaaaaaaaattaaaattaaaaaaaaaaaaaaaaaataataaaaaaaatttaaattattttttttttttttttttttcatgttCATGTTTTTTACCACacgtaaaaaaaaaaaaataaaaaataaaaaataaaaaaaataaaaaaaaaaataaaaaataaaaaataaaaaataataattaattttcagGGAAAGTAAAGAACACTCAATCAATGTTCGAGGGGGGGGGAAATAAacgaaaaataaaattaaataaactattcTATCAAATATTgacaagtaaaaaaaaaaaaagtaaaataaaataattgatagtTTTAGATTATGGGATGtttgaattgaaaaaaaaaaagttgatttctttttaatccCGTTAAAAATGCGCCAGGTGGTCAAAAAtcgaaaaaataaataaaaaaaaaaaaaaggtaacaTAATTGTATTATAGTATAAACATTAAAGTACTTCCAataaattttctattttaattttttttcttttttttttttttttatataattatttatttatttttattatttattatttttttataaattttttgaaattggaCTGTTGGtaatctttaatttatttccaaacatatgaaaaaaataaaaaaaataaaaaaaataaaaaataaaaattaaaaaataaaaaataaaaaataaaaaaaataaataaaaaaaaataaaaaaaatagaagaCAAAGCGATTGCATCATACTTCGAGTTTGGAACAATTTGGcaataattttcaaagaaatccattaaacaaaaaaaaaataaaaaaaaaaaataaaaaaaaaaaacacaaaaaaggtttaaattaaatttaattaaataaaaagaaaaatagtaataaaaaaatcagattatttcaataatatatcaaaggaaaacaatattaattggtttaaaatgttttcctttttcttctttttttttttatttattttatttttatttttatttttatttttttatttttttttcacgaacgaaacaaattttttttttatttttttttttatttttttttattttttttttttttttttttttgcccaAAACAaagataattaattaaaaaaatgataaatagttcattttctatttataaaaataaaaaaatatttttaaatattccaAATATTTCGTCATTATCAAATCaaagattattttattcGCAATTAAAAGTTGGTGAAGTTAATATTCCACCAATTCAACAAACAAATGaagttattattacaaataaaaaatcacgTAATATTTgtgataaatcaaaaataggAAAAATAGAACATGTAAATAGACCATCAATATCAAAGGAAGAATcattatttcaaatatttcaaaagtatgaatttaataaaagggAATTATCAAATCAAACCATTTGGATACCAATTATAAAAACACAAAACTATAATTTCAATCCACTCTCTGTTGCAGAAATTgatcaatatcatcaaagtgctgattttaaattattagaaacttttaaaaatttattatcaaaagaattaagatcaataaatgataaaaaaggaaaagaaatttttaaagttgaaaaatcattatttataactgaaccaaaacaacaaaatcaacaaaatcaacaaaatcaacaaaataataataataataataataattcaatttcaacaattattgaaaaacctgaagattttttaaattttgataaattaaaaccattaaaatcttattttaataaaagtatatataatataaatcaaattattggtgatagtaataataataataataataataataatgaaaataataatagttttaatcaAGCATTAGTATGGACTCAACAAATTTTACCAAATAGTTATAGAATTCAAAGATCACCAAATACTTTACCAAATGATTTAGCAACTGaatgttttaattatatttatccaattttaaatcttttaaattatatacaTCAAGATAATTTCTCATTTACAATTCattcaattacaaattgTACTGAAACCGATCCATATAgtgatcaattaaaattaaaagttcgAAAAATTCGTAGAATTCTTGAAACCAAAATTCAAGAttcaagaaaaagaattttcaaaCAAAAATATGAACCAATTAAAGATACAATTGGTATTacttttgataatattataaatttaaatggtttagataaatatatatcaaataataataat
It includes:
- a CDS encoding EGF-like domain-containing protein; this translates as MKNGFLFLTIILLLSIFITFSNSQNLSNLEQNCLTNLGNKISKYKDPNSWCSSFSCALSADSSNLYIETLKIENTNGVTAALNYTDFSCFSNLTKLDITHYTLNYSSFFGDISEKGLAVSIVLNQTFNFDFPKLVNFPTTSLEFVLAYTPGTIGQFNASSFGNLKSLIFTTNPLLPSIPASMTLPTLYNDLNSNQQIQLDKFRFVTRQVPNLNYFNITELYLVLEPTITGTGDFNSFTNVQIFTLIVDTDTQVIGFPSIFTLSNNIIQAELKAKFSPPASIIDITPSSKLRSLRYIQINTGISSSFAYPPPNGFPLILPTSIELIFFPNTGFNLPQLNILPNLGYLDFSANSITSLPANIGPSLKYLELSENSISGTIPPLLFCNMLLDVNNNNFNGYLPECFQCYYNFQPILSVFFSANPNLIVSGPCTLKPVPNFSLDPVLKTFRLWGSNLGYAYPTTPSNVSFTLISIPNSEFFGTYNDIMTASVIEFSFMGSSFTLPLTPNPPNIFNVHSDGVASFSFNGQYFTYNTSDVTITLSGYPCQVTFASFQTIACMGPSFQNSSELVVNFKIGIYSTQISVILGAESNNVTMCTQSCNHGYCSTVGTVGKCICNPGYAGNDCSVSNPCSSTCLNGGNCDYFKGICNCTSSWSGTDCGTPYIECANECKNGQCNYQTGMCLCNIGWGGTICNEFSLDCPKNCSFSSGGGVCNRTVGECKCNSNYQSNDCSIPYVECNSNCNINSNVGNKCNNQTGICICSTDWQGLSCESPSHYISSIQPTNTDGGFVLIYGWFGGSGYHNNPMVTIGTLECKINSINESLINCTIGSGSGTKSVSVQQNGYSYVGKDIFHYTDITYKCPNDCSGHGTCNKLIGQCKCFSGWGGFDCNGKNIVQSSSTTTTTTTTTTTTSASTTATTTSGNTTPEPTQEPIVIPETVTTINTTIGSALINNEKTLYEIKISKIVELDFNGESVKTINLQEKWNVEIIAENNTYIFKQTLNGTNCTVTYSIEEVKTTRDYNFAGLDLTLDAGGIKITVKIENYQYLNSLNTLQLQIESLIGSTAKDQNDDEDNECNKENLSVDTNEMDKDQLLNYITISKDQKILYGRFINRVVSDTRPTFITTSVVSNNGNSVILGLNLPHCINSCLIDPDFSVLVSSSYKTCDNSKDSGRPAWLLPVAIVVPCVVVASIIIIGAVIYRKNRMAILVAKNKYSFSLRKMSKKN
- the syn1A gene encoding t-SNARE family protein, producing MEDRLQELRNAGGVKPEVDKKKKGKKGKGGEETPESPSEPSGSNYEDPSINDIELGPDDPEASEEFMPEFYQEVGVLKTLMTSVKRSVRSIEDKYVLSLNSINVDQGSKYEDDIQQMLDGTNKSFSELKKKLDTMKINNDKFAATKTATPTEVRIRSNMHNTLTQKFVEMMREYQEIQNNYKNKYKEKIERQYKIVKPDATQEEIREAIDSGDSKKIFEETILYTHLHTQAKNALDYIQDRHNDILKLEQSIAELHQLFLDMAILVETQGELLNQIEANVESTVLNTKEGVENLAEANRQHKKSRKKMYILLIIVAIVLVAILAPILSTQISK
- the cox11 gene encoding cytochrome c oxidase assembly protein codes for the protein MSRLFNNFLLKTNKNQFIQSFSTKSQINNNIFNNLIKNEKISLPPPPFLSSSSPLSMNNIFNRNNKNLYTTNNFNYNKLQFTTQSPNPTPTPTPTPTPTPTPNNNENNNNKNNNNNNFKEEQKKILQEKNKAIGLYVLIAIIGILGLSYAAVPLYRIFCRATGYGGTTRDADDFDVIRKRNLDRTVYPIKVTFSASTANKIPWTFKPTQSTIECLPGEPVLCFYRATNNTDTPIIGVATYNITPMKAGTYFTKIQCFCFDEQRINAHETIDMPVLFVIEPELLDDKNMKGVSDITLSYTFFKSNDQGEYEEI